The following nucleotide sequence is from Mycobacterium sp. Z3061.
CAATGCGGCCCGTTCGGCGATCGAGAGCACCAGCGACGCGCGGGCGGCGGCGGCGCGCGCGGAAGCTGCCTCGGCGTTGATCGAGATCTCCGATACCGCGGCGCGGATCCTCGATTCGTTCGGACCGGCCATTCCCGACCGCACCGACATCGTCTGGCTGGATCACGAAGAGAACCGGGGTACGCCGCGCGCGGTGCTCCGCGTGGCACCCCTGTCGGTGGCCGAACTACTGGCCGGCAAGGTGTTCTCGCGTGCCACGACGGTGCTGACGTCGGCGACCCTGACGGTCGGCGGGGCCTTCGACGCGATGGCGCAGGCGTGGGGTCTGACGGGTGCGGACACGGCGTGGCGGGGTGTTGACGTCGGCTCGCCGTTCAGTCACGCCAAATCCGGCATCCTCTACGTCGCCGCGCACCTGCCGCCGCCGGGTCGCGACGGCACCGGCTCGGCCGAGCAGCTGACCGAGATCACGGAGTTGATCACCGCCGCGGGCGGGCGCACGCTGGGTCTTTTCTCGTCGATGCGCGCGGCCCGGGCAGCGGCCGAGGCGATGCGCGAGCGGCTGTCCACCCCGGTGCTGTGTCAGGGCGACGACAGCACCTCCGCGCTTGTCGAGCAGTTCGCCGACAACCCCGAGACCTCGCTGTTCGGAACGCTGTCGCTGTGGCAGGGCGTCGACGTCCCCGGGCCGTCGCTGTCGTTGGTATTGATCGACCGCATCCCGTTCCCCCGACCCGATGACCCGCTGCTGAGCGCGCGGCAGCGCGCGGTGGGCGCCCGCGGCGGCAACGGCTTCATGGCTGTGTCGGCCAGTCATGCGGCGCTGTTGCTCGCGCAGGGTTCGGGCCGGCTGCTGCGTCGGGTCACCGACCGCGGCGTGGTGGCGGTGCTGGACTCGCGGATGGTGACGGCCCGGTACGGGGAGTACCTGCGGGCGTCGTTGCCGCCGTTCTGGCAGACCACCAACACCGAGCAGGTCCGCGCCGCCCTGCGCCGGCTGCGCGACTCCCCTGCGCGAACAGACGCAAACTCGCACGGATCTCCTTGAGATCGTGCGAGTTTGCGGCTGCTCGCGCTCGTACTAGGCCAGCGTGACCAGGCCGAGTTCGTTGCTGTCGGCCAGCATCGGATGCCGCGGCAGCACCCGCACCGTGTAACCCAGTGCGCCCGCCAGCGGCAGCGGCGTCGTCGTGGAGAAGACTTGATTGCCTCCCTCGGCGCTGCCGGTGTACGTCATCTCGACGGTGAGTGGGTCCAGCAGCTCGTCGCCGCTGTCGACCCGCCCGAGCACCGCCTCCACCGTCACCTCGTCGGGTGCCAACCCGGCCAACTGCACGGTCGCGGTCAGGGTCAGCTTCGATCCGAGCAGCGGAGAATCGGGCAGTCCGGTGCTGTCGACATCGGTGATGACGATGCGCGGCCATGCCTCCTCGGCCCGGCGCCGGTACGCGGTCAGTTCGCGAGCCGGCTCGAACGTGCCGCCCGCGATGGTGTTGCGCCGCGACTGCGCCGCCGGGGTGTAGTACCGCTCGACGTAGTCCGTGACCATCCGGGAGGCCAGCACCTTCGGACCGAGGGTCTGCAGGGTGTGGCGGACCATCTCGATCCAGCGCGGCGGCACACCATGCTCGTCGCGCTCGTAGAACTTCGGCGCCACCGCCTGCTCCAGCAGGTTGTAGAGAGCCGTCGCCTCCAGGTCGTCGCGCCGGTCCTCATCGGCGACACCGTCCGCGGACGGTATCTCCCAACCGTTTTCACCGTCGTACCATTCATCCCACCAGCCGTCGCGGATGGACAGGTTCAGCCCGCCGTTGAGTGCGCTCTTCATGCCCGACGTGCCGCACGCCTCCAGCGGCCGCAACGGGTTGTTCAGCCACACGTCGCAGCCCCAGTACAGCAACCGCGCCATCGACATGTCGTAGTTGGGCAGGAAGGCGATGCGATGCCGCACCTCCGGGCGGTCGGCGAACCGCACCACCTGCTGGATCAGCGCCTTGCCACCGTCGTCGGCAGGGTGCGACTTGCCGGCGACGATCAGCTGAATCGGCCGTTCCTCGTTGAGCAGCAGCCGTTCCAGCCGGCCCGGATCACGCAGCATCAGGGTCAGCCGCTTGTACGTCGGGACTCGCCGGGCGAACCCGACCGTGAGTACATTCGGATCGAAAGCCTTTGCGATCCAACCTAATTCAGCCTCGGATGCGCCCCGTTCCAACCACGACTGACGCAGCCGGGCCCGGACATCCTCGACCAGCAACTCGCGCAGCTGGGACCGGATCCACCACAGATGCCCGGCGTCGACCTGCTGCAGCCGCAACCACACGGCGGGCTCGCTGAACGAGTCCGAGCCGGCCAGCTCGCGCCCCAGCTGCAGCCACTGCGGCGCGGCCCAGGTACGGGCGTGCACGCCGTTGGTGATCGACCCGATCGGCACCTCACCGGGGTCGAAACCCGGCCAGAGTTCGTTGAACATCGCCCGGCTGACCTCGCCGTGCAGCAGCGATACCCCGTTGGCGCGCTGCGCCAACCGCAGGCCCATATGGGCCATGTTGAACTTGGTCGGGTCCTCCTCGGCGCCCAGGGCGAGGATGCGCTGGGTCGGCACGCCCGGCAGGAGCGTGGTCACGCTCTCGCCCTCGTCGTCGAAGTAGCGCTGCACCATCTCCACCGGGAACCGGTCGATACCGGCGGGTACCGGGGTGTGAGTGGTGAAGACAGTGCTGGATCGCACCACCGTCAGCGCGGTGTCGAAGTCCAATCCCGAGTCGGTGACCAGCTCCCGGATGCGCTCGGCGCCCAGGAACCCGGCGTGGCCCTCGTTCATGTGGAACACCTCGGGGGCCGGGCGCCCCTCGATGGCGGTGAAGGCGCGTATTGCCCGGACTCCGCCGATGCCGGCCAGGATCTCCTGCTTGATGCGGTGTTCCTGGTCGCCGCCATAGAGGCGGTCGGTGACGCTGCGCAGTTCGTGCTCGTTCTCCGGAACGTCGGAGTCCAGCAGCAACAGCGGCACCCGGCCGACCTGCGCGACCCAGATCCGCGCCCGCAACCGCGCGGAGTCCGGCAGCGCCAGCTCGACCAGCACCGGATCGCCGGTGGCGTCGGTGAGCAGCCGCAACGGCAACCCCTGCGGATCCAGCGACGGATAGGTCTCCTGCTGCCAGCCGTCGGCGGTGAGGGACTGCCGGAAGTACCCCGAGCGGTAGTACAGACCGACGGCGATCAACGGCAATCCCAGGTCCGACGCCGATTTCAGGTGGTCACCGGCCAGGATTCCGAGGCCACCGGAGTAGTTGGGCAGCACTTCGGCAACGCCGAACTCCATCGAGAAGTACGCGATCCCGGTGGGCATCTGGACACCGGCGGCTTCCTGCTGCTGGTACCACAGCGGGCGGCTCAGGTAGTCGTTCAGGTCGGCCGCGAGCTCATCGAGCCGACGCAGGAACTCTTCGTCGGCCGCGAGCTCGTCGAGCCGGGCCGGTTTCACCGCGCCAAGGACTGCGACAGGGTCCTTACCGCACTTGGACCACAGTTCGGGGTCGATGGTCGCGAACAGGTCTTGCGTGGGTTTCTCCCACGACCAACGCAGGTTCGTGGAGAGCGGATCAAGCGCGGCCAGGCGTTCCGGAAGGTGGGCGCGGACGGTAAAGCGGCGGAGGGCTTTCACGCATCTCAACCTTAGTGCGGTTTTGGCTGCGTGCAGCGTTACAGAGCGACCACTTATCCAGTGCGCTTCGGCACTCGCCGGTGTAGCCGGACACTAGGGTGGGTATGGGGCGCAAAGAGGCGACAGACATCGAGCTGACGAACGACACCTCAACGACGACCGGTGCGGCCGGCTGGGGTGATGAATCCGAAACGCCCCGGCGACGATGTGGCGCAACGACGGGCCGCGCGGAGCCGGGCAATCGAATGGAGTGATTGGTGCCCGGTCGTATCGAGATCGACGACGTCCAACCCGTGGTCTCGTGTGGTACGTACCCCGCCAAGGCGGTCGTCGGTGAGGTGATCCCGGTCAGCGCCGCGGTATGGCGCGAGGGTCACGAGGCCGTGGCCGCGACGCTGGTGGTGCGGTACCTCGGTTCGCGCTACCCGCAGGTGGCCGATGGCCGCGGGATGAAGGCGGTGCAGGTTGCCGAGCAGGAGGCTGGGGGTGTCGAGGTCGCCGAGAAGGTGAAGCCGCGGCATTTCCCGATGACGATGGGCCTGGAGCCGTTCGTGTTCCACGGACAATTCGCCCCAGACAGGGTGGGATTGTGGACTTTCCGGGTAGACGGGTGGGGTGACCCGATTCATTCCTGGCGTCATGGGCTGGTCGCCAAACTCGATGCGGGCCAGGGCGAAAAGGAACTCTCCAACGATCTACTGGTGGGTGCCGCGCTGTTCGAGCGCGCCGCCACCGGAGTGCCGCGCCAGCAGCGCAACCCGCTCCTCGAAGCCGCCGCCGCGCTGCGTAGGCCCGGTGATCCGTTGACCCGCACAGCGTTGGCGTTGGCCCCCGAGATCGAGGACCTGTTGGATCAGTTCCCGTTGCGGGAGTTGGTCACCCGCGGCCAGCAGCACGGCGTCTGGGTGGATCGGCCGCTGGCCCGCTTCGGTTCCTGGTACGAGATGTTCCCGCGTTCGACCGGCGGCTGGGACGCCGATGGTCACCCGGTGCACGGCACGTTTGCCACTGCCGCGGCGACGCTTCCCCGGATCGCCGAGATGGGCTTCGACGTGGTGTACCTGCCGCCGATTCACCCGATCGGCAAGGTGCATCGCAAGGGCCGCAACAACAATCCGACCGCCGCTCCCGGAGACGTGGGATCGCCCTGGGCGATCGGCAGTGACGAGGGGGGCCACGACGCTGTCCACCCGGCGCTGGGCACGATCGACGATTTCGACGATTTCGTGGCCACCACAAGAGATTTGGGGATGGAGGTGGCGCTGGACCTGGCGCTGCAGTGCGCCCCGGACCATCCGTGGGCACGTGACCACCGCAACTGGTTCACCGAACTGCCCGACGGCACCATCGCCTACGCGGAGAACCCTCCGAAGAAGTACCAAGACATCTACCCACTGAACTTCGACAACGATCCCACCGGGCTCTCCAACGAGGTGCTGCGCGTAGTGCGGCACTGGATTGAGCACGGGGTCAAGGTGTTTCGGGTCGACAACCCGCACACCAAGCCGCCGGACTTCTGGGCCTGGCTGATCGGTCAGGTGAAAGCCGTCGATCCGGACGTGCTGTTCCTGTCCGAGGCGTTCACCCCGCCGGCGCGCCAGTACGGGCTGGCCAAGCTCGGCTTCACGCAGTCTTACAGCTACTTCACCTGGCGCACGGCGAAGTGGGAGCTCACGGAATTCGGAAACGACATCGCCAAACTCGCCGACTTCCGCACCCCCAACTTGTTCGTCAACACCCCGGACATCCTGCACGAGGTGCTGCAGCATCACGGTCCGGGCATGTTTGCCATCCGCGCGGTGCTGGCGGCGACGATGAGTCCGGCGTGGGGGGTCTATTCCGGTTACGAGCTGTTCGAACACCGGGCAGTACGGGAAGGCAGCGAGGAATACCTGGACTCGGAGAAATACGAATTGCGTCCCCGCGACTTCGCGGGCGCGCTGGCCGAAGGCCGGTCACTGGAGCCGTTCATCACCCGGCTCAACGAGATCCGGCGGCTGCATCCGGCTCTGCAGCAACTGCGCACCATCCACTTCCACACCGTGGACAATGACGCGCTACTGGCTTACAGCAAGTTCGACGCGGAAACCGGCGACTGCGTCCTGGTGGTGGTGACGCTGAACGCTTTCAGTCCCGAAGAAGCGACCTTGCATCTGGACATGGCGGCACTGGGCATGGAGCCCTACGAGCGCTTCTGGGTGCGCGACGAGATCACCGGCGAGGAATACCAATGGGGGCAATCCAATTACATCCGCATCGACCCGGGCCGCGCTGTCGCCCACGTCATCAACATGCCGCTCATACCCGAGGAATCCCGAATCACGTTGCTACGCAGGAGGTGAGGGCAAGTGAATCACACCGATGAACTCGCCGAAACACATCTGGCGCCCGACCCCGCCGAACTGGCCAGCCTGATCGCGGGCACTCATCACAACCCGCACGGCGTTCTGGGCGCCCACGAATACGCCGACCACACCGTCATCCGGGCCTTCCGTCCGCACGCCACCAGCGTCGTGGCACTCGTCGGCGAGGACAGGCTGCCACTGGAGCACATCGACTCCGGCGTGTTCGGCGTCGTGTTGCCGTTCGTCGACCTCGTCGACTACCGCCTCGAGGTGACGTACGACGGGTCCGAACCCCACACCGTCGCGGATGCGTACCGGTTCCTGCCCACCCTCGGCGAGGTGGACCTGCACCTGTTCGCCGAGGGACGCCATGAGCGCCTCTGGGAGGTGCTGGGCGCCCATCCCCGGTCGTTCACCACACCCGACGGCGTGGTCACTGGGGTGTCCTTCGCCGTATGGGCCCCGAATGCCAAGGGCGTCAGCCTGATTGGCGAGTTCAATGGCTGGACCGGAACCGACGCCCCGATGCGGGTGCTGGGTTCCTCCGGCGTCTGGGAATTGTTCTGGCCCGATTTCCCGATCGACGGCCTGTATAAATTCCGGGTGCACGGGGCCGACGGTGCCGTCACCGATCGTGCCGACCCGTTCGCATTCGGCACCGAGGTGCCACCGCAGACCGCATCGCGGGTGACGGTGAGCGAGTACACCTGGAACGACCAGGAGTGGCTGGAGCAGCGCGCGCAGCGTAACCCCGTCTTCGAACCGATGAGCACCTACGAGGTCCACCTCGGCTCATGGCGCCCCGGACTCAGCTACCGGGAGCTCGCCACGCAGCTCACGGAATACGTTGTCGAACAGGGCTTTACACATGTCGAGCTGTTGCCGGTCGCCGAGCATCCCTTTGGCGGTTCCTGGGGTTACCAGGTGACGTCGTACTACGCGCCCTCGTCCCGCTTCGGCACCCCCGATGAGTTCCGGACGCTGGTCGACGCATTGCACCAGGCCGGCATCGGCGTGATCGTCGACTGGGTGCCGGCGCACTTCCCGAAAGACTCCTGGGCGCTGGGCCGCTTCGACGGAACTCCGCTCTACGAGCACTCCGACCCCCGGCGTGGCGAGCAATTGGACTGGGGCACCTACGTATTCGACTTCGGCCGGCCCGAGGTGCGAAACTTCCTGGTAGCCAACGCCTTATACTGGCTACAGGAATTTCACGTGGACGGTCTGCGGGTCGATGCGGTCGCATCGATGTTGTACCTGGACTACTCGCGCCCCGAGGGTGGCTGGACCCCCAACATCTACGGCGGCCGGGAGAACCTGGAGGCGGTGCAGTTCCTGCAGGAGATGAACGCCACCGCCCACAAGGCCGCACCCGGCATCGTCACCATCGCCGAGGAGTCGACCTCGTGGCCGGGCGTCACCCGCCCGACAAGCCTTGGTGGACTTGGCTTTTCGATGAAGTGGAACATGGGCTGGATGCACGACACGCTCGACTACTTCAGCCGTGACCCGATTTACCGCACCTACCACCACCACGAGATGACATTCTCGATGCTGTACGCATTCAGCGAGAACTACGTGCTGCCGCTCAGCCACGACGAGGTGGTGCACGGCAAGGGCACGCTGTGGGGGCGGATGCCCGGTGACAACCATGCCAAGGCGGCCGGGCTGCGCAGTCTGCTCGCCTACCAGTGGGCCCACCCCGGCAAGCAGTTGCTGTTCATGGGCCAGGAGTTCGGGCAGCGCGCCGAGTGGTCGGAGGAACGCGGTCTGGACTGGTGGCAGCTCGACGAACAGGGATTCTCCAACGGTGTGCTGCGCCTGGTGCGCGACATCAACGGGATCTACTCGAGCCACCCCGCCCTGTGGAGCAGGGACACCACACCCGAGGGTTATTCGTGGATCGATGCCAACGACTCGGCCAACAACGTGCTGAGCTTTCTGCGCTACGGCAACGACGGCTCGGTGCTGGCCTGTGTGTTCAACTTCGCAGGAGCTGAACACAGCAACTACCGGCTGGGCCTGCCGCAGGCCGGACGCTGGCGAGAGGTGCTCAACACCGACGCGACCGTCTACAACGGTTCGGGAATCGGCAACCTCGGCGGTGTGGATGCTACTGACGACCCGTGGCACGGTCGCCCGGCGTCAGCGGTGTTGGTGTTGCCGCCGTCGTCGGCCATCTGGCTGGAACCCGCCTAGATTCCGTTCTTGACCTTGTGCGCGGAAACGTATCCGCGGCAGCTTTGGGTGACCCATACTGTCCCGACCAATTGCCTAGTCGGGAGGTAGTGAGGATGTCGTACCTGATCGCAGCGCCTGAGGCGCTGTCAACGGTAGCCGCGAATCTGGCCGGTCTCGAGTCAGCGATCAGAACGGCGAACAGCGCGGCGGCGTCGTCCACCACCCTCGTAGCGAGCGCCGCGGCCGACGACATCTCAGTAGCGATCGCCGCCCTGTTCTCCTCTCACGCCCAGGGCTATCAGGCCCTCGGCGCGCAGGCGGTGGCGTTTCATGAGCAGTTCGTGCAGACCCTGAGCGTGGGCGCAAACGCATATGTGGCGGCGGAGGCCGCCAGCGCCTCACCGTTGGAAGGTCTGATCAACCTGATCAATACGCCCACGCAACTGCTGTTGGGACGCCCCTTGATCGGCAACGGCGCCAATGGCGCGCCGGGCACTGGCCAGCCCGGTGGCGCGGGCGGGCTGTTGTACGGCAACGGCGGCGCCGGCGGATCGGGTGCTGCCGGTCAGGCCGGCGGCGCGGGTGGGGCGGCAGGATTGTTCGGCACCGGTGGCGCCGGTGGAACCGGCGGCAACGCCGCCACCGGTACCGGTGGGGCCGGCGGCGCCGGCGGAGCCGGTGGGCTGCTGTGGGGTGCGGGCGGCACCGGAGGGGCCGGAGGTATCGGCCTTACCGGCTTCGGCGGCGTGGGAGGTGCCGGTGGGGCCTCGTTGCTGTTCGGTGCCGGCGGCATGGGCGGTGCCGGCGGCGGAGGTGACACCGGTGGCGGGGCCGGCGGGGCCGGCGGGCGCAGCGGATTCCTCGAACTCTTCGGCACCGGTGGCGCCGGCGGCGTCGGCGGGTTGGGTGGCGACACCGGTGCTGGTGGTACCGGCGGGGCCGGCGGGGCCGGCGGACTTTTCAACAACGGCGGTGCCGGCGGGGCCGGCGGGGCCGCCACGGAGGACGTAGCCGGCGGCGCAGGCGGGGCCGGCGGGGCGGGCGGTCTGCTGACCGGTTCCGGCGGCGCCGGCGGCAGTGGCGCAGTTGGCAGCAGCGGTTCGAACGGCACTCCCGGTGGGGCCGGTGGCGCCGGCGGCGCCGGTGGCTTGTTCGGCTCGGGTGGTGCCGGCGGCGCCGGGGGCAGTGGTGGATTCAGCACCGGCACCGCAGGGGTGGGCGGCGTATCCGGTGCCGGGGGCGCCGGCGGTCAGGGCGGTGCCGGCGGCCTGTTCGGATCGGGCGGCTCAGGCGGGGCGGCCGGAGCCGGCGGGCAAAGTAGCGGGGACGGCTCGACCGCCGGGGCGGGCGGGGTGGGCGGCACCGGCGGGGCCGGTGGGCTGTTCGGGCCCGGGGGATCCGGGGGTACGGGCGGATATGGCGGACAAGCCGGCGGGACCGGCTCGACCGACGGCTTGGGCGGCGCCGGCGGCGCCGGCGGCGCCGGCCAGTTATTCAGTACCGGCGGTTCCGGCGGCGCGGGCGGCTACACCCAGAAAACCGTCGCCGGTGCCGGGGGTGCCGGCGGTGCCGGCGGGTTGTTCGGCTCGGGTGGCTCCGGCGGCACCGGCGGAGCCGCCATCGACACCGGCGCGGTTGGCGGGGTCGGCGGGGCCGGCGGCAACGCAGGCCTTCTCGGCGGTTCGGGAGGGGCAGGCGGTTTCGGCGGGTTTGGTATTACCGCGGGAGGAAACGGCGGAGCGGGCGGCAATGCCGGTCTCCTCTACGGAAGCGGAGGCAGCGGCGGTACTGGCGGGCTCGGCTTTGCCAGCGCCGGAACCGGAGGTCGCGGCGGCAACGCCGGACTGATCGGCGACGCAGGCAACGGCGGGACCGGCGGCGTAAGCATAACCACGACAGGTGGCGCGGGCGGGGCCGGCGGCGACGCCCAAGGAATCGGCAACGGCGGGAACGGCGGAAACGGTGGGCTCGGGGTGACCAAGGGAGCAGGCGGTGCCGGCGGCGCCGGAGGATTCCTCGGACTGCCAGGCATCAATGGGCTATAGCGGGTGTGCCGCCCGCCCGGCCCCTGCGCCGAGCAGACGCAAAATCGCCCTGGAACGCATGTTCCGGGGCGATTTTGCGTCTGCTCGCGGGGAACCCGTCAGTACAGCGCGTTGGCGAGGTTGCGACGGCCGGCGACCACCTCAGGGTCGGCCGGGTCGAAGAGTTCGAACAGCTCGATGAGCCGGGTGCGCACCGTGCTGCGGTCATCACCCGATGTCCGGCGCACCAACGCGATCAGACGGTCGAACGCGCCGGTCACA
It contains:
- a CDS encoding ATP-dependent DNA helicase; this translates as MPELLAIAVAALGGSERRGQVDMATEVARAFETGEHLVVQAGTGTGKSLAYLVPSIVRAVSDDEPVVVSTATIALQRQLVDRDLPRLADSLASALPRRPTFALLKGRRNYLCLNKIHNGSAGDDTDDRPQEELFNPMAVTALGRDVQRLTEWSAETETGDRDDLKPGVQDRSWSQVSVSARECIGVARCSFGAECFSERARARAGTADVVVTNHALLAIDAVSDSAVLPEHSLLVVDEAHELTDRVTSVATAELTSATLGVAARRLGRLVSPELVDRLEAASATFSSAIHDAQPGRIDHLDDELATYLAALRDAANAARSAIESTSDARAAAARAEAASALIEISDTAARILDSFGPAIPDRTDIVWLDHEENRGTPRAVLRVAPLSVAELLAGKVFSRATTVLTSATLTVGGAFDAMAQAWGLTGADTAWRGVDVGSPFSHAKSGILYVAAHLPPPGRDGTGSAEQLTEITELITAAGGRTLGLFSSMRAARAAAEAMRERLSTPVLCQGDDSTSALVEQFADNPETSLFGTLSLWQGVDVPGPSLSLVLIDRIPFPRPDDPLLSARQRAVGARGGNGFMAVSASHAALLLAQGSGRLLRRVTDRGVVAVLDSRMVTARYGEYLRASLPPFWQTTNTEQVRAALRRLRDSPARTDANSHGSP
- a CDS encoding glycosyltransferase family 1 protein, with amino-acid sequence MKALRRFTVRAHLPERLAALDPLSTNLRWSWEKPTQDLFATIDPELWSKCGKDPVAVLGAVKPARLDELAADEEFLRRLDELAADLNDYLSRPLWYQQQEAAGVQMPTGIAYFSMEFGVAEVLPNYSGGLGILAGDHLKSASDLGLPLIAVGLYYRSGYFRQSLTADGWQQETYPSLDPQGLPLRLLTDATGDPVLVELALPDSARLRARIWVAQVGRVPLLLLDSDVPENEHELRSVTDRLYGGDQEHRIKQEILAGIGGVRAIRAFTAIEGRPAPEVFHMNEGHAGFLGAERIRELVTDSGLDFDTALTVVRSSTVFTTHTPVPAGIDRFPVEMVQRYFDDEGESVTTLLPGVPTQRILALGAEEDPTKFNMAHMGLRLAQRANGVSLLHGEVSRAMFNELWPGFDPGEVPIGSITNGVHARTWAAPQWLQLGRELAGSDSFSEPAVWLRLQQVDAGHLWWIRSQLRELLVEDVRARLRQSWLERGASEAELGWIAKAFDPNVLTVGFARRVPTYKRLTLMLRDPGRLERLLLNEERPIQLIVAGKSHPADDGGKALIQQVVRFADRPEVRHRIAFLPNYDMSMARLLYWGCDVWLNNPLRPLEACGTSGMKSALNGGLNLSIRDGWWDEWYDGENGWEIPSADGVADEDRRDDLEATALYNLLEQAVAPKFYERDEHGVPPRWIEMVRHTLQTLGPKVLASRMVTDYVERYYTPAAQSRRNTIAGGTFEPARELTAYRRRAEEAWPRIVITDVDSTGLPDSPLLGSKLTLTATVQLAGLAPDEVTVEAVLGRVDSGDELLDPLTVEMTYTGSAEGGNQVFSTTTPLPLAGALGYTVRVLPRHPMLADSNELGLVTLA
- a CDS encoding alpha-1,4-glucan--maltose-1-phosphate maltosyltransferase — its product is MPGRIEIDDVQPVVSCGTYPAKAVVGEVIPVSAAVWREGHEAVAATLVVRYLGSRYPQVADGRGMKAVQVAEQEAGGVEVAEKVKPRHFPMTMGLEPFVFHGQFAPDRVGLWTFRVDGWGDPIHSWRHGLVAKLDAGQGEKELSNDLLVGAALFERAATGVPRQQRNPLLEAAAALRRPGDPLTRTALALAPEIEDLLDQFPLRELVTRGQQHGVWVDRPLARFGSWYEMFPRSTGGWDADGHPVHGTFATAAATLPRIAEMGFDVVYLPPIHPIGKVHRKGRNNNPTAAPGDVGSPWAIGSDEGGHDAVHPALGTIDDFDDFVATTRDLGMEVALDLALQCAPDHPWARDHRNWFTELPDGTIAYAENPPKKYQDIYPLNFDNDPTGLSNEVLRVVRHWIEHGVKVFRVDNPHTKPPDFWAWLIGQVKAVDPDVLFLSEAFTPPARQYGLAKLGFTQSYSYFTWRTAKWELTEFGNDIAKLADFRTPNLFVNTPDILHEVLQHHGPGMFAIRAVLAATMSPAWGVYSGYELFEHRAVREGSEEYLDSEKYELRPRDFAGALAEGRSLEPFITRLNEIRRLHPALQQLRTIHFHTVDNDALLAYSKFDAETGDCVLVVVTLNAFSPEEATLHLDMAALGMEPYERFWVRDEITGEEYQWGQSNYIRIDPGRAVAHVINMPLIPEESRITLLRRR
- the glgB gene encoding 1,4-alpha-glucan branching protein GlgB; amino-acid sequence: MNHTDELAETHLAPDPAELASLIAGTHHNPHGVLGAHEYADHTVIRAFRPHATSVVALVGEDRLPLEHIDSGVFGVVLPFVDLVDYRLEVTYDGSEPHTVADAYRFLPTLGEVDLHLFAEGRHERLWEVLGAHPRSFTTPDGVVTGVSFAVWAPNAKGVSLIGEFNGWTGTDAPMRVLGSSGVWELFWPDFPIDGLYKFRVHGADGAVTDRADPFAFGTEVPPQTASRVTVSEYTWNDQEWLEQRAQRNPVFEPMSTYEVHLGSWRPGLSYRELATQLTEYVVEQGFTHVELLPVAEHPFGGSWGYQVTSYYAPSSRFGTPDEFRTLVDALHQAGIGVIVDWVPAHFPKDSWALGRFDGTPLYEHSDPRRGEQLDWGTYVFDFGRPEVRNFLVANALYWLQEFHVDGLRVDAVASMLYLDYSRPEGGWTPNIYGGRENLEAVQFLQEMNATAHKAAPGIVTIAEESTSWPGVTRPTSLGGLGFSMKWNMGWMHDTLDYFSRDPIYRTYHHHEMTFSMLYAFSENYVLPLSHDEVVHGKGTLWGRMPGDNHAKAAGLRSLLAYQWAHPGKQLLFMGQEFGQRAEWSEERGLDWWQLDEQGFSNGVLRLVRDINGIYSSHPALWSRDTTPEGYSWIDANDSANNVLSFLRYGNDGSVLACVFNFAGAEHSNYRLGLPQAGRWREVLNTDATVYNGSGIGNLGGVDATDDPWHGRPASAVLVLPPSSAIWLEPA
- a CDS encoding PE family protein — encoded protein: MSYLIAAPEALSTVAANLAGLESAIRTANSAAASSTTLVASAAADDISVAIAALFSSHAQGYQALGAQAVAFHEQFVQTLSVGANAYVAAEAASASPLEGLINLINTPTQLLLGRPLIGNGANGAPGTGQPGGAGGLLYGNGGAGGSGAAGQAGGAGGAAGLFGTGGAGGTGGNAATGTGGAGGAGGAGGLLWGAGGTGGAGGIGLTGFGGVGGAGGASLLFGAGGMGGAGGGGDTGGGAGGAGGRSGFLELFGTGGAGGVGGLGGDTGAGGTGGAGGAGGLFNNGGAGGAGGAATEDVAGGAGGAGGAGGLLTGSGGAGGSGAVGSSGSNGTPGGAGGAGGAGGLFGSGGAGGAGGSGGFSTGTAGVGGVSGAGGAGGQGGAGGLFGSGGSGGAAGAGGQSSGDGSTAGAGGVGGTGGAGGLFGPGGSGGTGGYGGQAGGTGSTDGLGGAGGAGGAGQLFSTGGSGGAGGYTQKTVAGAGGAGGAGGLFGSGGSGGTGGAAIDTGAVGGVGGAGGNAGLLGGSGGAGGFGGFGITAGGNGGAGGNAGLLYGSGGSGGTGGLGFASAGTGGRGGNAGLIGDAGNGGTGGVSITTTGGAGGAGGDAQGIGNGGNGGNGGLGVTKGAGGAGGAGGFLGLPGINGL